The sequence TGTTGTTACCGGTTTCAGATGAAGAGGTTCGCAAAGCTTTGTTCCAAATGCATTCGGATAAATCCCCAAGGCCCGACGGTATGAcccctggttttttttttttcagaattgTTGGCCGATTGTTAAAGATGATATCATCAATATGGTCAAGCAACTTTTTCACAATGGGTTTCTTCCTATAGATCTTAACAAAACCATTTTGGTCTTAATTCCTAAGAAGAAGTAGCCTATGTATATGGGGGATTTAAGACCAATTGCTTTATGCAATGTGTTGTACAAGATTGTGTCCAAAGTGGTTGCTAATAGACTTAAGAGTGTTATGCTGTCCATCATATCCGATACTCAAAGTGCATTTTAACAAGGCTGCTTAATCTCAGATAACATCATGATTGCCTATGAGATTATGCATCATTTAAATAGAAAACGAAGAGGGAGGGATGGTTATATGGCACTTTAACTTGATGTTAGTAAAGCGTATGATAAGCTTGAGGGGAGTTATCTCTGTGCTATGATGGTAAGGATGGGGTTTGATGGTCGTTGGATTAACTTAGTTATCCAATGTGTGTTTTCTGTTTCCTATACCATTTCACACGGAGGGAAGGAGTTAAGGCCCATTGTTGCTCAAAGAGGATTACTTCAAGGTGATCCTTTATCACCATATCTTTTTATTCTTTGTGCTGAAGGTTTCTCTAGTTTGTTGCGTAGTTATGAACAAAGTGGTTTACTCACGGGATGTAAAATTGCTCGAGGTGCGCCGGTAATCTCTCATATGCTCTTTGTTGATGCTAGCTATATTTATTGTAAGGCCACTGAGGAGGAAGCGTACAATGTGAAGGAGCTGTTGCGTACTTATGAGGTGGCTTCGGGACAAAGAATTAATTTCACTAAGTCTTCTGTGTTTTTTTAGCAATAATACTGGTAGTGAGGTGCGAGATTCTATCTGTGCTATGTTGGAAATTTATGAGGCAGATGAAAATGGCTACTACCTGGGTCTTCCTTGTTCGGTTGGGAGGAATAAGAATGCTATCCTTGGCTTTCTTAAGGATAGGCTTCAGAAGAGAATTCAAGGTTGGGAAAGGGCGTATTTTGTCTCGTGCAGGAAATGAGGTATTACTGAAATCTATTGCTCACGCATTGCCGAATTATGCTATGAATGTATTTCTCTTGCCTTTAGACACTTGTAAGGAGTTAGAGCGGCTTATGTCTAAGTTTTGGTGGCATCTGAATTCGAGCAGTGGTTAAGGTATTAATTGGATGAGTTGGGAGCGGTTGTATCGTCATAAACATCTGGAGGACTGGGTTTTCGAAACTTAAGAGACTTTAATTTTGCTCTTCTAGGGAAACAATATTGGCGATTGTTGGTTAATGATGACTCTTTGGTTAGTAGGCTCTATAAGGCAAAATATTATGCTCATGGCAACTTGTTTTCTGCTGAATTGGGAGATAATCCTAGTTTCATCTGGCGAAGTATTCTTGAAGATAAAGATCTAGTACATTCCTGTGCTCAAAGAACAGTTGCTAATGGAGAAAATGTATCCATTCTTGTAGATCCTTGGCTTCCACATAGTTCTAACAACTATGTCGTTACAAGGCACCCTGCTCTTGTGAACAAATCGGTCAGTTGCCTCTTTCAAGTTGACACTCGCACTTGGGATGAGGATATTGTGAGGACTTTTTTGTTTCACGTGATCAGGACCTCATTTTGTCCATTCATCTTAGTGATTCAGCCGTAAATGATGGTTGAAACTGGAGACTTGAGACTTGTGGGAATTATTCGGTTAAAAGTGCCTATAAATTTTTGCAATAATCTAAAGGTTCTTGGTGCCTTGATGCCAATGCTGATTTTTGGAAGGGCCTTTGGTCGTTACAAATACCTCCTAAGATCAGTAACTTCTTATGGAGGGTTGTTTCGGGTGTGCTCCCAACTTATTTTTAGCTCCAAAAATTTCATGTTCCCGTCAATGCTGACTGTCTGTTGTGTAACGCTCATGCAGAAACCGTTCAACATGCATTGGTGGAGTGTGAGTTTGCTAAAGCTGCTTAGAATTGCAGCATGGTCGACGTCAGGGCCGGGGCTGCAACATTCAGCAGCTCGCTGTTGGGGATCTTCGACAGAGGGCACGAAGGTGAAATGGAAGATGTGGCTATGGTGAGTTGGGCTAtttgtgtaacgccctaatctatagggacgcgccatgtgtgattttataaactattttaatactaatggattaataattattaaaaaccgtgataatattaaaaacttgatcaaagtaaaacactaaaaacagaCATTATAACGACATAAAAAGCGTGTTCCGGGAATCCCCGTTATAAAAATTTCTgctaaaagaaatatatacgacaaccatttaaacacaaaatcaaagtACACAGTAGATACAACCAGCCCAAAACAACACCTAGCAACTCGGCGCGCAGGTcggtgaggtcaatatgtacattgctggagaagactgtcacTTCCTGGTTGATCAAGCTTTTATTTGccccacatagcacccgtgagtcacaaggactcaacaagaaaagtaataataataatcatatagtttatcattcgaatattgtcatttatatacaataagaatcaaaccatcgcACATTGCTCATAAGATAAAATCTAAAttactactggcatctgccacgaataaacatcaATGTGTatagatatttggtaatacaaaactattacaccaataatagaattcatatttacttaatcatataaattatatatatgttacttCATAAAGTAACCATCTTCATAACATCACGTTGCCTAATCAAGCAAGTCGATGCTTAAATATGATAATCCTATattgcattgcctaatcaggcaagcccgtgccatagcctggcacccatatcttgcataactgcatcacccaatcaggtgagcctgtgcCGAAAActtgcacccatatatcatataattgctgAGCACGTGCCACACtttggcaccaatatatcgcatcgcctGATCAGACGAGCCCGTACCTAtgcccggtacttatcatatgtcactgacGTCCATATCTACACGTCGCCAGGAGGAAACCCTACAACGGTTTCATTTTATGCCATAACTTGGCAATTTTCATATCACTGACGCCATATCTACACGTCCCCAAGGGTAATCTCCTAATAAGAACAAAACTCGTACCTACGTCCAGTACTTATCAttatcactgacgcccgtacttacgcctagTACGTCaccaggaaaatcgcatcacctaatcaggtgagcccttACCTACGCTCGATACTCATTATATATCACTGAcccccgtacttacgcccagtacgttgccagaaaaattgcatcacctaatcaggtgagcctgtatatcacatgcataatatcatCATATTATcgatactcaaccaatcaattttttttattatataacaatattaactatgtctcaatattaatcaattcataacgatactaattgtattacatacaatgtACTATGcaatacaatatacttttcttacctttaatccataTTCATACATTtcggccaacccaagtggagaactctccccgatgatcttggccctatgtcacaacaacggtaaaccaataagtgtttaacccaaaacactacttaatattcacataggacaatctagggttttctaccaaaacccgcagtataaatacactaaaataaaacttatattttggctctaaaacatgCACCATATTGCAGAACTCGttgcaagcttcgaaacggtatatagaatgtccaaaacgaACCCCCGAGTTAAAAGTTATGATAAAAATACGAATTttgatctcttaggaatttctaaaaactataaaactcaaaaatcctaatttttgcactcaccgaaacactatcaaaacttatccaaattaCTCAAAACTTCACAGGGcgcatatataccataaatattaccatcattacgtaacaaaaataaaaatcgagcccttaaatgaaaaacgctattaacgttcggactaagctttcgAAAGTtcaaaactcgatttctaactcaaaatcacccaaaattcaacaagtaaacaacagaactagtcccatgactacccgagaataatcctataaggtcagaaccttcataactattctaattcacaaaacccctataggaaaccaattgtttttaaacttaaacgAAAttaaccataccttaagctttcccttttcaaagatttgctatcctgctgcTACCGGAGCTTAGATCACTAGGTTTCGggttgaaaatcaaagaaaatggtATAGGAAGAGAAAGTTTTGTCGAAAGGAGAGAATGAGAGTTTCGTTAGTTCGTTCTGTTTCACTAATaacttaatt is a genomic window of Cannabis sativa cultivar Pink pepper isolate KNU-18-1 chromosome 9, ASM2916894v1, whole genome shotgun sequence containing:
- the LOC133031409 gene encoding uncharacterized protein LOC133031409, coding for MFTSAKLHNLEISTSDHAPILMVMVPTVGHNFVKRFWFENAWLRASLYYQIVKDSWEICGADDVMYKVQFFGEKLADWGFSSLLRSYEQSGLLTGCKIARGAPVISHMLFVDASYIYCKATEEEAYNVKELLRTYEMKMATTWVFLVRLGGIRMLSLAFLRIGFRREFKVGKGRILSRAGNEVLLKSIAHALPNYAMNVFLLPLDTWKQYWRLLVNDDSLVSRLYKAKYYAHGNLFSAELGDNPSFIWRSILEDKDLVHSCAQRTVANGENVSILVDPWLPHSSNNYVVTRHPALVNKSVSCLFQVDTRTWDEDIVRTFLFHVIRTSFCPFILVIQP